The genomic region CGAGGTAGGGTCTTGGCTCGATGAGCTCGGCCTGCGCCCGGTGAGCTTTCATGCGCCCTTCTACGCCCATCTGGAGGAGGCCCGCGCGGGCCGGTGGCTCTCCCTGGCCCACCCGGATGAGATCGTGCGGGCGGAAACCCTTCGGCGCGTTGAAACCGCCCTGCGGGCCATGACGGAGATCGGGGCCAAGGTCGCGGTTATCCATCCGGCGGCGCCGGGCAGGGCCGAGATCGC from bacterium harbors:
- a CDS encoding TIM barrel protein — its product is MKPPFSLSAHLFASEAATRAHLESVAQAGFKQVELWAMIPHMDYGDGRRVREVGSWLDELGLRPVSFHAPFYAHLEEARAGRWLSLAHPDEIVRAETLRRVETALRAMTEIGAKVAVIHPAAPGRAEIA